The proteins below come from a single Cryptococcus gattii WM276 chromosome D, complete sequence genomic window:
- a CDS encoding uncharacterized protein (Similar to SGTC gene model, INSD accession EAL18557.1) translates to MPPRTFTPSILTNISRALKPPSLPPILPPHTHTTIGTRPPTDAAVLIPLMNINSEAHILMEVRANGMRVHAGEASFPGGKADDTDRDLIHTALREAQEELALPPSSVEILGMLDPEYSLGFHSLGATAIPQSLSDPKRRAVHLFRLNRFRPYYKIRADDLVIRLPGNKINIPEDLEIWGLSGWLLNKLAEKVGWLDAPEIEKPHED, encoded by the exons ATGCCGCCACGAACATTTACTCCTTCTATACTTACCAATATATCCAGGGCACTCAAACCTCCCAGCCTGCCTCCTATCCTTCCACCTCATACTCATACCACCATCGGTACTCGACCACCTACCGATGCAGCTGTGCTGATCCCACTCATGAACATCAATTCAGAAGCTCATATACTCATGGAGGTACGCGCGAACGGTATGAGAGTACATGCTGGTGAAGCCAG CTTTCCCGGTGGTAAAGCAGATGAC ACGGACAGAGACCTTATACATACTGCCTTGAGAGAAGCACAGGAAGAATTAGCTTTACCGCCTTCTAGTGTCGAAATCCTTGGTATGCTAGACCCGGAATACAGTCTTG GGTTTCATTCACTCGGCGCCACCGCCATTCCCCAGT CTCTATCTGATCCAAAACGCCGCGCCGTACACCTCTTCCGTCTGAACAGGTTCCGACCGTACTACAAGATAAGAGCTGATGATCTCGTGATACGTCTACCGGGAAATAAGATCAATATTCCAGAAGATTTGGAAATATGGGGATTGAGCGGTTGGTTACTGAATAAGTTGGCCGAGAAAGTTGGATGGTTGGATGCGCCGGAAATTGAAAAGCCTCATGAGGACTAG